The genomic stretch AGGCCGGCTTTTCCCACTTCTACCAGCAGGAAGACAACGAGATTGCGACAGACCCTGAGCAGGGGAATGGTCGCGGCCGCGGCCGCGACAAGCATTCTGTCCCTGTGCGGCGCTCCCGCCCTCGCCGACACGAGCGCGAACGGGACCGCGACGGATTCGCCCGGTGTGCTGTCCGGCAACGATGTGTCGGCGCCGGTCGACGTCCCGGTCAACGTCTGCGGCAACACCGTCGACGCGGCCTCCGCGCTCAACCCGGCCTTCGGCAACGACTGTGCCAACGTCGGGGATTCGGACCGCCATGGCGGCTCCGAGGACGGCTGGAAGGACGGCTCCGGGAGCGGTTCTGACAGCGGCCCCGGTGGCGGCTACAGCGACGGCTTCGACGACGGCCACGCGTCCGACTTCGACCACGGCTCCGGAAGTTCGGCGTCCGGGACGAGCGAGGGCTCGCCCGGTGTCGGGTCCGGGAACGCGGCGCAGGCTCCGGTCGACGTTCCGGTCAACGCCTGCGGCAACACCGTCGATGTGGTCGGCGCGTTGAACCCCGTGTTCGGCAACGACTGCGGTCACGAGGACGAGCCGGAGGGCGGCTACGGCGACACCCCGCCGACGAAGCCCCCGACGAAGCCGCCCACAAAGCCGCCGACGCAGCCGCCGACCAAGCCGCCGACGACGCACCCGCCGACCACGCCTCCTACTACGCCTCCCACGACGAAGCCGCCGACGCCGCCCACCAAGCCGCCGACGACGACGCCGCCCACGAAGCCGCCGACGACGACGCCGCCGACGAAGCCGCCGGGGCACCACGGGCCGCCGCCCGAGATGGCCGACACCGGTGCCGGGGAGGCCACCCTGGCCGCGGCCGGCGCCAGCGCCGCGCTGATCGTGGCCGGGGCAGTGCTGTACCGACGAGGCAGAGCCGCGTCCCGTCGGTGAATCGAGCGAAGGTGCCGGACGTCCACAGCGTCCGGCACCTTCGCCGTTTCCGGAGCGGCCCGAGCGGTGTGGCTCGGGCACGGGCCCTGCGTCAGCGGCTGTTCGCCTTCTCGTCGTCGGTCACCCGCGGGGGCGCCTGGCGGATCACGCGGGCGTCGGCCGGGGCGGTGGAGCGGCTGCGCAGGTGGCGCAGGCGGGTCAGGATGCGGCGGGAGGCGTGGCGGGTCCACAGGGCCCACATGGCCCAGCCGGGGAGGCGGTCGTCTCTGGCGTACCAGGCCGACTCACGGCCCGCTCGGACCGGGCGCAGTGCGGTCAGGGGGGCGTAGTTCTCCACCACGAACAGCCGGCCGGGCCGCTCGGCCCCCGTCGGCAGGGGGCGGTGGGTCAGGTCCAGGTGCAGGGCCCGTACGACGTCCAGGTCCGCGGTGTCCGTGAAGAGGCGGAACTGGGCGCCTGGGCGGGGGTTGAAGTCGAGCAGGTGGTACTGGCCCGTTGTGACGCAGCGGCGGAAGTCGAGGTCGAGGATGCCTCGGTAGCCGAGGCCGGAGACCAGGTGTTCGGCCAGGGTCCGTACCTGGGGGTTGGGGGTCCAGCGGCCCGCCGCCGTGAGGCCCGCGCCCCGGGGCCAGGACAGGTGTTTCACTCCGGGGCCGCCCGCGCGGAGGGTGCCCGTGCGGTCGGCGTAACCGTGGAAGA from Streptomyces davaonensis JCM 4913 encodes the following:
- a CDS encoding chaplin, which produces MVAAAAATSILSLCGAPALADTSANGTATDSPGVLSGNDVSAPVDVPVNVCGNTVDAASALNPAFGNDCANVGDSDRHGGSEDGWKDGSGSGSDSGPGGGYSDGFDDGHASDFDHGSGSSASGTSEGSPGVGSGNAAQAPVDVPVNACGNTVDVVGALNPVFGNDCGHEDEPEGGYGDTPPTKPPTKPPTKPPTQPPTKPPTTHPPTTPPTTPPTTKPPTPPTKPPTTTPPTKPPTTTPPTKPPGHHGPPPEMADTGAGEATLAAAGASAALIVAGAVLYRRGRAASRR